A single region of the Aurantiacibacter sp. MUD11 genome encodes:
- the ung gene encoding uracil-DNA glycosylase, which translates to MSETVPLSWAPVLEPVLATAEARRLGGWLRAEEDAGKAIYPPRGCRLKALELTPLDAVRVVILGQDPYHGPGQAHGLCFSVPEGVAPPPSLKNIFKELESDLGIIAPAHGNLQHWAQQGVLLLNNTLTVQQGQAGSHAGKGWDAITDACVAAVAERQEACVFILWGSHAQGKAARIPALHEEDRHLLLKSPHPSPLSAHRGFFGSKPFSRANAFLEQNGRGSVDWRL; encoded by the coding sequence ATGAGTGAAACCGTGCCGCTAAGCTGGGCCCCTGTGCTCGAACCCGTGCTTGCCACTGCGGAAGCGCGGCGGCTGGGCGGCTGGCTGCGTGCCGAGGAGGATGCCGGCAAGGCGATCTACCCGCCGCGCGGCTGCCGGCTCAAGGCGCTGGAACTGACCCCGCTGGATGCCGTGCGCGTCGTCATCCTGGGGCAGGACCCCTACCATGGCCCTGGCCAGGCCCACGGCCTGTGCTTTTCCGTGCCCGAAGGCGTGGCCCCGCCGCCATCGCTGAAGAACATCTTCAAGGAACTGGAGAGCGACCTCGGCATCATCGCCCCCGCGCATGGCAACTTGCAGCACTGGGCGCAGCAGGGCGTGCTGCTGCTCAACAACACGCTGACGGTGCAGCAGGGGCAGGCCGGCAGTCACGCGGGCAAGGGCTGGGACGCGATTACCGATGCCTGCGTGGCGGCGGTGGCCGAACGGCAGGAGGCGTGCGTCTTCATCCTCTGGGGCAGCCATGCGCAGGGCAAGGCGGCGCGGATCCCGGCCTTGCACGAGGAGGATCGCCACCTGCTGCTGAAGAGCCCGCACCCCAGCCCGCTGTCCGCCCATCGCGGCTTCTTCGGCTCCAAGCCCTTTTCGCGCGCCAACGCGTTTCTCGAACAGAACGGTCGCGGCAGCGTCGACTGGCGACTGTGA
- the lptC gene encoding LPS export ABC transporter periplasmic protein LptC, which yields MTIAADRIRTKRQAFAVPGSQLDKVIRVLAVGLPALVGVVAAMMLITPLSPRGDVSFLLDRNKVAIAEDRLRVDNAMYRGQDSRGRPFSLVAGEAVQQSNSVPVVQLEDLTARIVLADGPAVLSAPRGTYAIDDEQVGIPGIVRFTAADGYEFVARNVTIDLPTRTLVGEGSVGGELPAGTFSADAMRADLEERSFSLNGNARLRMTPGRLRLPQGIE from the coding sequence ATGACCATCGCCGCCGACCGTATCCGTACCAAGCGCCAGGCCTTCGCTGTCCCGGGCAGCCAGCTGGACAAGGTGATACGCGTGCTGGCGGTGGGCCTGCCGGCCCTGGTCGGCGTGGTGGCGGCGATGATGCTGATCACCCCGCTGTCTCCGCGCGGCGACGTCAGCTTCCTGCTCGATCGCAACAAGGTGGCCATCGCCGAAGACCGGCTGCGCGTCGACAATGCCATGTATCGCGGGCAGGACAGCCGGGGGCGCCCGTTCTCGCTGGTGGCGGGCGAAGCCGTGCAGCAGAGCAATTCGGTGCCGGTGGTGCAGCTGGAAGACCTCACCGCCCGCATCGTGCTGGCCGATGGCCCGGCCGTGCTCAGCGCTCCGCGCGGCACCTACGCCATCGACGACGAACAGGTCGGCATTCCGGGCATCGTGCGCTTCACCGCGGCCGACGGTTATGAATTCGTCGCGCGCAATGTCACCATCGACCTGCCCACCCGCACGCTGGTGGGCGAAGGTAGCGTTGGCGGCGAGCTGCCGGCGGGCACCTTCTCCGCCGATGCCATGCGCGCCGACCTGGAAGAGCGGAGCTTTTCGCTCAACGGCAATGCGCGGCTGCGGATGACCCCTGGCCGCCTGCGCCTGCCGCAAGGCATAGAGTGA
- a CDS encoding FAD/NAD(P)-binding protein gives MARRQIIIVGGGFSGASAAVQLVRKIADPLAVTIVEPSPVIGPGLAYSTDDPSFRLNAISGVHSIDVADPGHFTRWCEDQGLMGSDPEARLPNGEAFIRRRDFRRYLAETVQSHALQPNGSTITHVRSRADDLHLMDEGVEVSLDNGNSIVSDAVILAVGNAPLRRPDWTKGGTEGHPGLIPDPLRRGLDTIKPDARVLVVGAGLTALDIIASLLARGHSGPIKAISRRGLRPQPQAPRIFAPQADPPEPPVVPLDLLEGELPDYAAAESLTALRLLRDMRRHAAETKADGLGWQAGFDAVSLPLSRIWPRLPVEEKRRVLRHLRPFYDAHRFRTPPMTDLAVQASEGSGQVSFRKAALDSLDTQPDEQLVANLRMADGQVIPETFDAVINCTGFDTSRAIRHNPILDSLHDQGMISPHPTGLGIVTDAENRVLAPGGASIPQIRAIGPITTGVFGDPLGVFFISAQIHRLIPGLARDLDVKLLS, from the coding sequence ATGGCGCGACGTCAGATCATCATAGTCGGTGGCGGCTTTAGTGGCGCATCGGCGGCTGTTCAGTTGGTTCGCAAGATTGCCGACCCCCTGGCGGTCACCATTGTAGAACCATCGCCGGTAATCGGCCCTGGCCTCGCCTACAGCACCGATGACCCATCCTTTCGCCTCAACGCCATTTCTGGTGTGCACTCGATCGATGTCGCGGACCCGGGCCATTTCACCCGCTGGTGCGAGGATCAGGGTCTGATGGGGAGCGATCCGGAAGCCCGCCTTCCGAACGGAGAAGCCTTCATCCGCCGCCGGGATTTTCGCAGATATCTCGCCGAAACAGTGCAGTCTCACGCTCTGCAACCGAACGGCTCGACTATCACCCATGTCCGGAGCAGGGCCGACGATCTTCACCTCATGGATGAAGGCGTGGAGGTGTCGCTCGACAACGGCAACAGCATCGTCTCTGACGCGGTGATCCTGGCAGTTGGTAACGCACCTTTGCGTCGGCCTGATTGGACAAAAGGCGGCACGGAAGGACATCCGGGACTGATCCCTGACCCCCTGCGCAGAGGCCTTGATACCATCAAGCCCGATGCAAGGGTGCTGGTCGTTGGCGCCGGCCTCACCGCACTCGACATTATCGCCAGCCTCCTCGCTCGCGGACATAGCGGGCCGATCAAGGCAATTTCTCGCCGGGGCCTGCGACCGCAACCGCAAGCACCGCGTATCTTCGCCCCGCAGGCGGACCCTCCAGAGCCACCGGTCGTTCCGCTGGATCTTCTGGAAGGCGAACTCCCCGATTATGCAGCCGCAGAAAGCCTGACCGCGTTGAGGCTGCTGCGCGACATGAGGAGGCACGCTGCCGAGACGAAGGCGGACGGACTGGGATGGCAAGCGGGCTTTGACGCCGTATCGCTACCCCTGTCGCGGATATGGCCCAGGCTGCCGGTGGAAGAGAAGCGACGTGTCTTGCGGCACTTGCGACCGTTCTATGACGCACATCGCTTTCGCACTCCGCCAATGACCGACCTCGCGGTACAAGCGAGCGAGGGTTCGGGCCAGGTTTCCTTCCGCAAGGCAGCACTCGACAGTCTGGATACTCAACCGGACGAGCAGCTGGTCGCAAACCTGCGAATGGCTGATGGGCAGGTCATTCCCGAGACATTTGACGCAGTGATAAATTGCACCGGTTTCGACACCTCCCGAGCGATAAGGCACAATCCCATCCTGGACAGTCTCCATGACCAGGGAATGATTTCACCCCACCCTACAGGTCTTGGAATCGTCACCGATGCCGAGAACCGTGTCCTGGCCCCAGGTGGCGCGAGCATACCGCAGATACGCGCTATAGGTCCCATCACGACTGGAGTTTTCGGAGACCCGCTCGGCGTCTTCTTCATCTCTGCCCAGATCCATCGGCTGATACCGGGTTTGGCTCGGGATCTTGACGTCAAGCTACTGAGCTAG
- a CDS encoding ribonuclease D — translation MAVYFHEEDLPEGVLADGPVAVDTETMGLVTPRDRLCLVQISDGNGDEHLVRFANGSAYDAPNLKAVLADPARIKIYHFARFDLAAIEHYLGVTAAPVFCTKIASKMTRTYTDRHGLKNLVEELLGESISKQQQSSDWGAPEINEAQRDYAASDVRFLHRLREVMIERLEREGRMHLAQACYDFLPTRAKLDLAGWADKDIFSHES, via the coding sequence ATGGCTGTATATTTCCACGAAGAAGACCTGCCCGAAGGCGTGCTCGCCGATGGCCCGGTCGCTGTCGATACCGAGACCATGGGTCTCGTCACCCCGCGCGATCGCCTCTGCCTGGTGCAGATCAGCGATGGCAATGGCGACGAACACCTCGTCCGCTTCGCCAATGGCAGCGCCTACGATGCGCCGAACCTGAAGGCGGTGCTGGCCGATCCGGCACGGATCAAGATCTACCACTTCGCCCGTTTCGATCTGGCCGCGATCGAGCATTACCTCGGCGTTACCGCTGCGCCGGTGTTCTGCACCAAGATCGCCAGCAAGATGACCCGCACCTACACCGACCGGCACGGGCTCAAGAACCTGGTCGAGGAACTGCTGGGCGAAAGCATTTCCAAGCAGCAGCAGTCGAGCGACTGGGGCGCGCCCGAAATCAACGAGGCGCAGCGCGACTACGCCGCTTCCGACGTGCGCTTCCTGCATCGCCTGCGCGAGGTGATGATCGAACGGCTGGAGCGCGAGGGCCGGATGCACCTGGCGCAGGCCTGCTACGATTTCCTCCCCACCCGCGCCAAGCTCGATCTTGCCGGATGGGCAGACAAGGACATTTTCAGCCACGAGTCATGA
- a CDS encoding trypsin-like serine protease produces the protein MLAHRMGFAALMSLASVGLSPDVQAQEATPEETEHSQSWARHYELPNAEEYSYGWLMAELDADEQELFVALYADLAMYERAALLDMSDQLPVGERGIFAAALLRMEPAEVSALIEFLSYLGGNRWRLVDAATSREPRRWDALGTYAAQVTPPEVAWALFVAGPYAACPDPAYPGVESESLPEPMPDEEVGQLLGSVIGTRIGEPSGVDWEEAAAPQCSPAVLAFMEGWNRPIGRLTNGQDVRPGDAPWQAQLIRSEAGLALWTTPRFRRAELEIYGEYLPDWENRHVCGGVYLGDNWVVTAAHCLEGWGGRDLRELMRVRLGATDAETGGREFEISAAVIHAGYTGRDSDYRHDIALLRLSGEVGSSGIRTAAVPRAPYRDSRLITPLMLTGWGLTGRTYNATLNRDISGRPQRYSRILQQGDLYLHDPSTCGNDGALDGITIWPGQLCASSIEGVDSCRGDSGGPLVLVNRGRRELVGIVSYGAGCGLEGTPKIFTDVGYYRDWIRRAREVSRDNYLMTWACDVSGWRAC, from the coding sequence ATGCTGGCGCATCGAATGGGTTTCGCGGCGCTGATGTCGCTCGCCTCGGTCGGATTATCGCCGGATGTGCAGGCCCAGGAAGCGACGCCTGAGGAAACCGAGCATAGCCAGTCCTGGGCGCGCCATTACGAACTGCCGAATGCCGAAGAGTATTCCTATGGCTGGCTCATGGCGGAGCTGGACGCAGACGAACAGGAACTGTTCGTCGCTCTATACGCAGACCTCGCCATGTATGAGCGCGCGGCCTTGCTCGACATGTCGGACCAGTTGCCGGTTGGCGAACGCGGGATTTTCGCAGCCGCGCTGCTGAGGATGGAACCCGCAGAAGTGTCTGCCCTCATCGAGTTCCTCAGTTATCTGGGCGGCAATCGGTGGCGGTTGGTTGATGCAGCGACCAGCCGGGAGCCGCGTCGGTGGGACGCTCTGGGCACCTACGCCGCGCAGGTCACGCCGCCGGAAGTGGCCTGGGCCCTGTTCGTGGCAGGGCCCTATGCCGCTTGTCCCGATCCTGCCTATCCGGGTGTCGAATCCGAAAGCTTGCCGGAGCCCATGCCTGACGAAGAAGTCGGGCAACTGCTTGGAAGCGTGATCGGCACACGAATTGGTGAACCCAGCGGAGTCGACTGGGAGGAAGCCGCTGCCCCGCAGTGCTCGCCTGCGGTCTTGGCCTTCATGGAGGGCTGGAACAGGCCGATAGGTCGCCTCACCAATGGTCAAGACGTCCGCCCGGGCGATGCACCGTGGCAAGCACAGCTTATCCGGTCGGAAGCAGGCCTGGCTCTGTGGACGACGCCGCGATTTCGACGGGCCGAGCTCGAAATTTACGGCGAATATCTGCCCGACTGGGAGAACCGCCACGTGTGCGGAGGTGTCTATCTCGGCGACAACTGGGTCGTTACGGCCGCGCACTGCCTGGAAGGATGGGGCGGCCGGGACTTGCGCGAGCTGATGAGGGTTCGTCTTGGTGCGACCGATGCCGAAACGGGCGGGCGGGAGTTCGAGATTTCAGCAGCCGTGATTCATGCCGGATATACTGGGCGCGACAGCGACTATCGCCATGACATCGCGCTGTTGCGGCTATCGGGTGAAGTTGGTTCGTCCGGCATACGGACCGCAGCGGTGCCCCGCGCCCCATATCGCGACAGTCGCCTGATCACACCGTTGATGCTCACCGGCTGGGGCCTGACTGGCCGGACCTATAATGCGACGTTGAACAGGGATATTTCCGGCCGTCCGCAGCGATATTCTCGCATCCTTCAGCAAGGCGACCTGTACCTGCATGATCCCAGTACCTGCGGCAACGATGGCGCACTGGATGGCATTACGATCTGGCCCGGACAGCTGTGCGCAAGCTCGATCGAAGGCGTCGACAGTTGTCGTGGTGACAGTGGCGGCCCGCTGGTTCTGGTGAACCGCGGCAGGCGAGAGTTGGTCGGGATTGTCTCCTATGGCGCCGGCTGCGGGCTGGAGGGGACGCCGAAGATCTTTACCGACGTTGGATACTACCGGGACTGGATCCGCAGGGCGAGGGAGGTGTCCCGCGACAACTACCTGATGACTTGGGCCTGCGACGTCTCTGGCTGGCGGGCCTGCTAG
- a CDS encoding TIR domain-containing protein encodes MSDWREASETEVFVSYSRADQKQAMQVIKLLQDAGLNVWWDGELKPGSQYLDSTEEALESAKAVVVLWTQTSIASNWVRDEAMSGRDRNCLVPVSLDGSMAPLGFRQIQAIDFSGWKGKAQEPVAGQLLQAVADLRGRAIPPIEHAPRFPGISRRNALLAGGGALAALGGWTLWKFDAFAPAAATNSIAVLPFRNLSGDETQDYFSAGLAEELRVTLSLNPQLLVAAETSSRIFEESNEGLEAIAERLGVAFVLEGSVRRSADLLRITARLVDVTTGFDAWSQVFERPPDNTLELHRELATSVVDALFAADDLDVAITQRPGGTDSSEALDHYLQGLSLFRLAASEETDREALREFERAIAIDPAYAVGHATYGWALMIVGATYTAGEELSDYKRRAAVAARRAIELAPNAPEGHAALGLILLNSLDLRGAREPYQTSFDLGFGNAQILGAFAQFSAYLTEFDDAKTSIARAQRLDPLNAQVYRTSAFVHYLARELDGAKSAANQALVLNEDISTVHASLGDIAFLDGDFEAAREHFRSEPYALERLRGLAMVEDRLEGREAARARLDEMITSHGENSIYQQAQVLAVWGENEAALDALETGLENSDPGVAICGAEPLFDPIRQDPRFAAILGRLGLEA; translated from the coding sequence ATGAGCGATTGGAGGGAGGCCAGCGAAACCGAAGTCTTCGTCAGCTATTCACGCGCTGACCAGAAGCAGGCGATGCAAGTCATCAAGCTGCTGCAGGATGCCGGGCTCAACGTCTGGTGGGACGGAGAGCTGAAGCCCGGCAGCCAATATCTCGACAGTACCGAAGAGGCCCTGGAAAGTGCCAAGGCCGTCGTCGTCTTGTGGACCCAGACATCCATTGCCTCGAACTGGGTTCGTGACGAGGCGATGAGCGGTCGGGACCGCAATTGCCTGGTTCCGGTTTCGCTGGATGGAAGCATGGCACCGCTCGGGTTTCGCCAGATCCAGGCCATCGACTTCTCCGGGTGGAAGGGCAAGGCGCAAGAGCCGGTCGCCGGCCAGTTGCTCCAGGCCGTTGCCGACTTGCGAGGCCGGGCAATCCCGCCAATTGAGCATGCCCCTCGGTTCCCCGGGATCTCGCGCAGGAATGCGCTGCTGGCGGGCGGCGGCGCACTTGCGGCACTTGGTGGCTGGACCCTGTGGAAATTCGATGCCTTTGCCCCCGCCGCGGCGACGAACAGCATCGCGGTTCTGCCCTTTCGCAACCTGAGTGGCGACGAGACGCAAGACTACTTTTCGGCCGGCCTGGCGGAGGAATTGCGCGTTACCCTGAGCCTGAACCCGCAGCTGCTGGTCGCGGCCGAGACTTCCTCGCGCATTTTCGAGGAAAGCAACGAAGGGCTGGAAGCGATCGCCGAGCGCCTGGGGGTGGCTTTCGTACTGGAAGGTTCCGTCAGGCGGTCGGCTGACCTGCTGCGGATTACCGCGCGGCTTGTTGATGTGACCACCGGCTTCGACGCCTGGTCACAGGTGTTCGAGAGGCCGCCGGACAACACGTTGGAGCTGCACCGCGAATTGGCGACAAGCGTCGTGGACGCGCTTTTTGCTGCGGACGATCTCGACGTCGCAATCACCCAGCGCCCCGGCGGTACGGACTCCAGCGAGGCGCTCGATCATTACCTGCAGGGATTGTCACTCTTCCGTCTCGCCGCAAGCGAAGAGACTGACCGCGAAGCCCTGCGCGAATTCGAGCGGGCGATAGCCATCGATCCGGCCTATGCGGTGGGCCATGCAACATATGGCTGGGCGCTGATGATCGTTGGCGCGACTTACACGGCCGGAGAGGAGCTTTCCGATTACAAGCGGCGCGCGGCAGTCGCTGCCCGACGGGCCATCGAATTGGCCCCCAATGCTCCGGAAGGGCACGCTGCCCTTGGCCTGATACTGCTCAACAGCCTGGATTTGCGCGGTGCGCGCGAACCGTACCAAACCAGCTTTGACCTGGGGTTCGGCAATGCCCAGATCCTCGGCGCTTTCGCACAGTTTTCCGCCTACCTGACCGAGTTCGACGATGCGAAGACCTCGATCGCTCGCGCGCAACGGCTCGATCCGCTCAATGCGCAGGTTTATCGCACATCCGCCTTCGTGCACTATCTGGCGCGAGAGCTCGATGGTGCCAAGTCTGCCGCCAACCAGGCCCTGGTGCTCAACGAGGACATCAGCACGGTACATGCAAGCCTGGGCGATATTGCTTTCCTCGACGGAGACTTCGAGGCCGCCCGCGAACACTTTCGGTCCGAGCCATACGCCCTGGAGCGCCTTCGCGGCCTGGCCATGGTGGAAGACCGGCTTGAGGGACGTGAAGCTGCCAGGGCGCGGCTTGACGAAATGATTACGTCCCACGGCGAGAACAGCATCTACCAACAGGCGCAAGTGCTTGCTGTCTGGGGCGAAAATGAAGCGGCTCTCGATGCGCTTGAAACGGGATTGGAGAATTCCGACCCCGGCGTCGCCATCTGCGGTGCCGAGCCGCTGTTTGATCCGATTCGACAAGACCCAAGATTTGCGGCAATTCTCGGTCGTCTCGGTCTGGAAGCCTAG
- a CDS encoding acyltransferase family protein has product MTGTAGYNQNIQMLRGVAVLLVLGFHLQLGWFAWGYLGVDLFFLVSGFLMPLILPKYSAGTFLLARVKRIYPALLAAIAVSFALGWVTMMPGEMDAFSQSGLAAIFSVSEFWFAANTGYFDEPRQTNPLLHTWSLGVEFLCYALVALGLLVSGSEKLRERLALGGAVASALAFLAMWWVQGDQISYFNPLPRMALFLFAFWVSARRWTMAPLPALGLTVAGIALLAVLFADELLARVFPSPAVFLLVPVGLPMMMLARPVPLPRLLGAPLRWLGDISYSLYIWHWPVITFQMLAVRNFDVRLWEAPILAAISLVAAAASYYLIERNGFLRRTVVIAVAAAVLGLGATVGIATNGFTFRWPAVLAPYASLEIMRDRSNAACRQEFAGLGFHLACSPATEDTVMILGDSHARHFMPLFAAAEPETRTMRLSATAGELAEVWSEAKRAADEAGASRVYVAFRWYNEDADGVRALLAAMAADPLPQAVLVRDIPAYTFNVVACWVNQHAIMFYGFCGHDLGKPLPLDVVQNATEGNWALAAATDLPQIDTHGPFCDAEGCRVLRGDTLLYRDTNHLHERLDTPVQLWLYEQIFAADRQRAD; this is encoded by the coding sequence GTGACCGGGACCGCAGGCTACAACCAGAACATCCAGATGCTGCGCGGTGTCGCCGTGCTGCTGGTGCTGGGATTCCACCTGCAACTGGGATGGTTTGCCTGGGGCTATCTGGGCGTCGACCTGTTCTTCCTGGTTTCCGGCTTCCTGATGCCGCTGATCCTGCCGAAGTATTCCGCCGGCACCTTCCTGCTGGCGCGGGTGAAACGCATCTATCCGGCGCTGCTGGCCGCAATCGCCGTCAGCTTTGCACTGGGCTGGGTGACGATGATGCCGGGCGAGATGGATGCCTTCTCGCAAAGTGGACTGGCGGCCATCTTCTCGGTCAGCGAATTCTGGTTCGCCGCCAACACCGGCTATTTCGATGAACCGCGGCAGACCAACCCCCTGCTCCACACATGGTCGCTGGGGGTGGAATTCCTCTGTTATGCGCTGGTGGCGCTGGGCCTGCTGGTCAGTGGGTCAGAGAAGCTGCGCGAGCGGCTGGCGCTCGGCGGTGCGGTCGCCTCGGCACTGGCATTCCTCGCCATGTGGTGGGTGCAGGGCGACCAGATCAGCTACTTCAATCCGCTGCCGCGCATGGCGCTGTTCCTGTTCGCCTTCTGGGTGAGCGCACGGCGCTGGACCATGGCGCCGCTCCCCGCCCTGGGCCTGACCGTGGCGGGCATCGCCCTGCTGGCCGTGTTGTTCGCGGATGAATTGCTGGCGCGGGTATTCCCCAGTCCGGCGGTGTTCCTCCTCGTCCCGGTAGGGCTGCCGATGATGATGCTGGCGCGCCCGGTGCCCCTGCCGAGACTGCTGGGCGCTCCGCTGCGCTGGCTCGGCGATATCAGCTATTCGCTCTACATCTGGCACTGGCCGGTCATCACGTTCCAGATGCTGGCGGTTCGCAATTTTGACGTGCGGCTGTGGGAAGCGCCGATCCTTGCGGCGATCTCGCTGGTTGCCGCTGCGGCGTCCTATTACCTCATCGAGAGGAACGGCTTCCTGCGTCGCACCGTCGTCATCGCGGTGGCCGCCGCCGTCCTGGGATTGGGCGCGACGGTGGGCATAGCGACGAATGGCTTCACCTTCCGTTGGCCCGCCGTATTGGCGCCCTATGCCTCGCTGGAGATCATGCGCGATCGGAGCAATGCTGCCTGCCGCCAGGAGTTTGCCGGACTTGGCTTCCATTTGGCTTGTTCGCCAGCGACCGAGGACACCGTGATGATTCTGGGGGATTCGCACGCGCGGCACTTCATGCCGCTGTTCGCCGCGGCGGAGCCGGAGACCCGGACCATGCGCCTCAGCGCCACTGCGGGCGAATTGGCGGAGGTGTGGAGCGAGGCGAAGCGCGCCGCGGACGAAGCCGGGGCAAGCCGCGTCTATGTCGCGTTCCGCTGGTACAACGAAGATGCCGACGGGGTGCGGGCATTGCTGGCGGCGATGGCCGCCGATCCCTTGCCGCAAGCAGTGCTGGTGCGGGATATCCCGGCCTACACGTTCAACGTGGTCGCCTGCTGGGTCAATCAGCATGCCATCATGTTCTACGGCTTTTGCGGCCACGACCTCGGCAAGCCGTTACCGCTCGACGTCGTGCAGAATGCCACGGAAGGCAACTGGGCGCTGGCCGCCGCTACCGACCTGCCGCAGATCGATACGCATGGGCCCTTCTGCGATGCGGAGGGATGCCGGGTGCTGCGGGGCGACACGCTGCTCTACCGTGACACCAACCACCTGCATGAGCGCTTGGACACCCCTGTGCAGCTTTGGCTTTACGAGCAGATTTTCGCGGCGGACCGCCAGCGGGCGGACTGA
- a CDS encoding glutamate synthase subunit beta, producing the protein MGKETGFLEIERQDRTYADPKERLKHYKEFVIPHDEPALRNQAARCMNCGIPYCHNGCPVNNIIPDWNHLVYEGDWKSALEVLHSTNNFPEFTGRICPAPCEASCTLNITDEPVTIKSIECAIVDRGWKEGWITPQVPAEKTGKSIAVVGSGPAGMACAQQLARAGHSVTLFEKSDRVGGLLRYGIPDFKMEKSLINRRAVQMEAEGVTFKTSTEVGVDVSVKSLKENFDAVVLAGGAEDARPLQIPGAELPGVRLAMEFLTQQNKRNAGDSEERAAPRGSLTATGKHVIVIGGGDTGSDCVGTSNRQGAASVTQIEIMPKPPEHENKLLTWPDWPMKLRTSTSHEEGVERDWSVLTKEVVGEDGKVTGLKCVRADWSEGQLKEVPGSEFTLKADLILLAMGFLGPRKQGMLEQSGVSLTERGNVDANTQDYQTSDAQIWACGDMRRGQSLVVWAIREGRQCAAAVDEALMGATQLPR; encoded by the coding sequence ATGGGTAAAGAAACAGGCTTCCTCGAAATCGAGCGGCAGGATCGGACCTATGCCGATCCCAAGGAACGGCTGAAGCACTACAAGGAATTCGTCATCCCGCATGACGAGCCGGCCCTGCGCAACCAGGCCGCGCGCTGCATGAATTGCGGCATTCCCTACTGTCACAACGGCTGTCCGGTGAACAACATCATCCCGGACTGGAACCACCTGGTCTACGAGGGCGACTGGAAGAGCGCACTGGAAGTGCTGCATTCGACCAACAACTTCCCCGAGTTCACCGGCCGCATCTGCCCCGCCCCGTGCGAGGCAAGCTGCACGCTCAACATCACCGACGAGCCGGTGACCATCAAGTCCATCGAGTGCGCCATCGTCGATCGCGGCTGGAAGGAAGGCTGGATTACCCCGCAGGTGCCGGCCGAGAAGACCGGCAAGAGCATTGCCGTGGTCGGTTCCGGCCCGGCGGGCATGGCCTGCGCCCAGCAGCTGGCGCGCGCGGGCCATTCGGTGACGCTGTTCGAGAAGAGCGACCGCGTCGGCGGCCTGCTGCGTTACGGCATCCCTGACTTCAAGATGGAGAAGAGCCTCATCAACCGCCGCGCAGTGCAGATGGAAGCCGAGGGCGTGACCTTCAAGACCTCCACCGAAGTCGGCGTCGACGTCTCGGTGAAGAGCCTGAAGGAAAACTTCGACGCGGTGGTGCTGGCCGGCGGCGCGGAAGATGCCCGCCCGCTGCAGATCCCCGGCGCCGAACTGCCCGGCGTGCGGCTGGCGATGGAATTCCTGACTCAGCAGAACAAGCGCAACGCGGGTGACAGCGAGGAGCGCGCCGCACCGCGCGGTTCGCTGACCGCCACGGGCAAGCACGTGATCGTGATCGGCGGTGGCGACACCGGCAGCGACTGCGTCGGCACCTCCAACCGCCAGGGCGCAGCCTCGGTCACGCAGATCGAGATCATGCCCAAGCCGCCCGAGCACGAGAACAAGCTGCTGACCTGGCCCGACTGGCCGATGAAGCTGCGCACCTCGACGAGCCACGAAGAGGGCGTGGAGCGCGACTGGTCGGTACTGACCAAGGAAGTGGTCGGCGAAGACGGCAAGGTCACGGGCCTGAAGTGCGTGCGCGCCGACTGGTCCGAGGGGCAGCTGAAGGAAGTGCCGGGCAGCGAATTCACGCTGAAGGCGGACCTGATCCTGCTCGCCATGGGCTTCCTCGGCCCGCGCAAGCAGGGCATGCTGGAACAGTCCGGCGTCAGCCTGACCGAGCGCGGCAATGTCGATGCCAACACGCAGGACTACCAGACCAGCGACGCGCAGATCTGGGCCTGCGGCGACATGCGGCGCGGACAGTCGCTGGTCGTCTGGGCCATCCGCGAAGGCCGCCAGTGCGCCGCCGCCGTGGACGAGGCATTGATGGGGGCGACCCAGCTGCCGCGCTGA
- a CDS encoding TraR/DksA family transcriptional regulator has translation MIEDDARTALAERLAELDRLDAISAEGRAPVTLQQDSVGRLSRMDAMQQQAMAQAEERRRQAERSRIRAALERLDEGEWGYCVQCGEEIAEGRLSNDPSVAKCVACASGS, from the coding sequence ATGATCGAAGACGACGCCCGAACTGCCCTGGCCGAGCGGCTCGCCGAGCTGGATCGACTCGACGCGATCAGCGCGGAAGGACGTGCGCCTGTCACCTTGCAGCAGGATAGCGTCGGGCGCCTGTCGCGCATGGACGCCATGCAGCAGCAGGCCATGGCCCAGGCCGAGGAACGGCGCCGACAAGCCGAACGCAGCCGCATCAGGGCGGCGCTGGAACGGCTGGACGAGGGCGAATGGGGCTACTGCGTCCAGTGCGGCGAGGAGATCGCCGAAGGGCGGCTGTCCAACGATCCCAGCGTAGCCAAGTGCGTCGCCTGCGCAAGCGGCAGCTGA